In Methylococcus geothermalis, one genomic interval encodes:
- a CDS encoding HU family DNA-binding protein, with product MNKAELIEAIADSANLTKADASRALDAMIDAITGALKNGDTVSLVGFGSFAVKERAERQGRNPQTGDSITIKAAKIPSFKCGKALKDAVN from the coding sequence ATGAATAAAGCGGAACTGATAGAAGCTATCGCCGATTCGGCCAATCTCACGAAGGCCGATGCGAGCCGCGCTCTGGATGCCATGATCGATGCCATCACCGGTGCGTTGAAGAACGGCGATACCGTCTCGCTGGTCGGGTTCGGGTCGTTTGCGGTCAAGGAGCGCGCGGAGCGCCAGGGACGCAACCCACAAACGGGCGATAGCATCACCATCAAGGCTGCAAAAATTCCGTCGTTCAAGTGTGGCAAAGCACTTAAAGATGCTGTAAACTAG
- a CDS encoding SurA N-terminal domain-containing protein — MLQAIRDKAQGIFAWAMLILVGIPFAFWGINNYFDSGKEAPVAVVGDREFFERDLVQAYQQDLANLVGLGDVDEKQLKRQALERLVRDELIAQAAAGEGLAVPDTAVRAFIQTLPYFQTDGKFDKDKYNVMLSAQGMSSPAFVEQVKRALLMEQFQRGITDTAFATRQQAEAFFRLKNQEREIEFATLPLAKADGEVSDAAVDEYYRSHQEAFQSPESVTVSFLSLSLDDVAREVKPTEEDLRNFYEEQKAAFTTEERRRVSHILVTVDPAKPEEESAALAKINQIRDRLLKGEDFAKVAKEASDDRVSAEKGGDLGMVAKGAMEPNFEKAALALAQGAVSEPVKTSFGYHLIKVTELVPASTKPYEQVKDEVAAGFRRNAAENRFYDLGQKLTESAFEHPDTLEPAAQALGLKVEESQPFTRDGGGGIFAEEAVRKAAFSEEVLGGKNSDPVEIGADRVVVLRLKEHRPAEVKPLPEVRGEIVARLRDQAARDKTRSMAEAAIKAIQAGKTLGEVAKVHHWEVTGPLMIKRDASTVPAPIVNAAFGTRELDRPNLVALENGDHAILRLTAIRDGEASPEADKGMETVRQSLARGAGQKEFAAFVAEMRRHADVYIKPEQD, encoded by the coding sequence ATGCTGCAGGCCATTCGTGATAAAGCGCAGGGTATTTTCGCCTGGGCGATGTTGATCCTGGTGGGTATTCCTTTTGCCTTTTGGGGAATCAACAACTATTTCGATTCGGGCAAGGAGGCGCCCGTGGCGGTCGTCGGTGACCGGGAATTCTTCGAGCGTGATCTGGTTCAAGCCTATCAGCAGGATCTGGCCAACTTGGTGGGGTTGGGGGATGTCGACGAAAAACAACTGAAGCGGCAGGCCCTCGAACGTCTGGTACGCGACGAGCTGATCGCGCAGGCGGCAGCGGGCGAGGGGCTGGCCGTCCCCGATACCGCGGTGCGCGCCTTCATTCAAACCCTGCCGTATTTTCAGACCGACGGCAAATTCGACAAGGATAAGTACAACGTCATGCTTTCGGCTCAAGGGATGAGTTCGCCGGCATTCGTCGAGCAGGTGAAGCGCGCTCTGTTGATGGAGCAGTTTCAACGGGGCATTACCGACACCGCTTTCGCCACCAGGCAGCAAGCGGAAGCCTTCTTCCGCCTGAAGAATCAGGAGCGCGAAATCGAGTTTGCGACACTGCCATTGGCAAAGGCCGACGGAGAAGTGTCCGACGCGGCTGTCGACGAGTATTACCGCTCGCACCAGGAGGCGTTTCAATCCCCCGAATCCGTGACCGTGAGTTTCCTGTCGTTGAGCCTCGACGATGTGGCCAGAGAGGTGAAGCCCACCGAGGAAGACCTCAGGAATTTCTACGAGGAACAGAAGGCCGCGTTCACCACCGAAGAGCGGCGGAGGGTGAGCCATATCCTCGTGACGGTGGATCCGGCCAAGCCCGAAGAGGAGTCTGCTGCGCTGGCGAAGATCAACCAGATCCGGGATCGCCTGCTCAAGGGAGAGGATTTCGCCAAGGTCGCCAAGGAAGCATCCGACGACCGGGTTTCGGCCGAGAAGGGCGGCGATCTCGGTATGGTCGCCAAGGGCGCCATGGAGCCTAACTTCGAGAAGGCGGCGCTGGCCCTGGCCCAGGGCGCGGTATCCGAGCCGGTCAAGACATCTTTCGGCTATCACTTGATCAAGGTGACCGAACTGGTGCCCGCCTCGACCAAGCCATACGAGCAGGTCAAGGACGAGGTGGCCGCCGGCTTCCGGAGGAACGCGGCGGAAAACAGATTCTACGACTTGGGGCAGAAACTTACTGAGTCTGCTTTCGAACACCCCGACACGCTGGAGCCGGCGGCGCAGGCGCTGGGGCTGAAGGTCGAGGAAAGTCAGCCTTTCACCCGAGATGGGGGGGGAGGGATCTTTGCGGAGGAGGCAGTGCGCAAGGCGGCTTTCAGCGAAGAGGTGCTCGGCGGCAAGAACAGCGATCCCGTGGAAATCGGCGCGGACAGGGTCGTCGTGCTCAGATTGAAGGAGCATCGTCCGGCCGAAGTCAAGCCTCTTCCCGAAGTGCGCGGCGAGATCGTCGCCCGCCTGCGCGATCAGGCCGCGCGGGACAAGACCCGCAGCATGGCCGAAGCGGCAATCAAGGCTATCCAGGCGGGTAAGACCTTGGGCGAAGTGGCGAAGGTCCACCACTGGGAAGTCACCGGGCCTCTCATGATCAAGCGCGACGCATCGACCGTGCCTGCGCCCATCGTGAATGCCGCCTTCGGAACGCGGGAATTGGACCGCCCGAATCTGGTCGCGCTGGAAAACGGCGACCATGCCATCCTCCGCCTCACTGCGATCAGGGATGGAGAAGCGTCCCCGGAAGCGGACAAGGGAATGGAGACCGTGCGCCAGTCGCTGGCTCGCGGCGCGGGCCAAAAAGAATTCGCCGCCTTCGTGGCGGAAATGCGCAGGCATGCGGACGTCTATATCAAACCCGAACAGGATTGA